GCGTGTCGAAGCCCCGATAGCGGATATAGCGTGATACCGTGGCCGAGGTACCGCCCGTGCCCGCGCCGCAGACAAACCAGCGCGGGATCGGGTGCGGCTCCTGCGCGAGCTGTGTGAAGATCGACTCGGCGATATTATTATTGCCGCGCCAGTCGGTCGCGCGCTCAGCGTAGGTAAACTGGTCCATGAAATGGCCGCCGATCTCCTCGGCCAGTTGCTTCGCCGTCTGACAGTCCTGGCTGGGATCATCCACCTGCACATACTCGCCGCCGTACTGCGTCAGCCGCCTGATCTTGGCGGGCGAGGTGGTCTTTGCCATCACCGCGATAAACCGCAGGCCGAGCAGACGCGCAAAGTAGGCCTCGGAGATCGCGGTGCTGCCCGACGACGCCTCGATGATCGGGGTCTGCTCGGTGATCCAGCCGTTGCACAGCGCATACAAGAACAGGGATCGCGCCAGACGATGCTTCAGGCTGCCGGTGACATGCGTCGACTCGTCTTTCATGTAGAGATGGATCTGCGGCGTTGCCGGTAGCGGCACATGGATCAGATGCGTGTCAGCCGAGCGATTAAAATCGGCATGAATCCTGGCAATCGCGGCGCGCACCCAAGAGCTTGACATTCGCACAGTCCTTCGTTGTTCAGATCTCGGAGGCGCCGCCTGGCTACCGCTGGCAGCACAGCCCTCCGGTGTCTCGATAAACTGCGCTATTCTAGCATGGAGGAAGGAAAACAAAGAACAAAGGAACAAGGCTTAACTCCCTTGTTCCCTTGTTCCTTTAATCGCAGGAAGGTGTGTGGACTAGCGTAGCTCAGCCCAATTGGCATGGCTCAGCTCTTGAAGCAGCCG
This sequence is a window from Herpetosiphonaceae bacterium. Protein-coding genes within it:
- a CDS encoding PLP-dependent cysteine synthase family protein, giving the protein MSSSWVRAAIARIHADFNRSADTHLIHVPLPATPQIHLYMKDESTHVTGSLKHRLARSLFLYALCNGWITEQTPIIEASSGSTAISEAYFARLLGLRFIAVMAKTTSPAKIRRLTQYGGEYVQVDDPSQDCQTAKQLAEEIGGHFMDQFTYAERATDWRGNNNIAESIFTQLAQEPHPIPRWFVCGAGTGGTSATVSRYIRYRGFDTQVCVVDPEHSVFYSYYHQRDPSITVSGSSGVEGIGRPQVEPSFLPDCIDRMLQVPNAASYAALHFLSEISSRQYGGSTGTALYGALRLIAEMAERDEHGSVVLPIGDAGVRYLDTYYNHEWLQEQRYDLAPYLHQLRTFYTTGVWES